CAAAAATACAACCTACCTGAATTTTTAAGACACAATTTAATTTTAGCCTTAAATGCATTAGAAATATTACTTTCTAAAGAAAAACTTAGTCAAGCTTTGCTAAAATTAGGAAAATTAAAATTAAAAGGACGCTGCGAGCAAGTTGCGTCTAATTTATATGTGGATGTGGGTCATAATGTTATGGCTGCTAACGCCTTGTGTAAAAAATTTATAGGTGAAAAACTTGTTTTAGTCTACAATTCTTATCTTGATAAAGATATTTTTGAGATTTTAAAAACATTAAAGCCTATTATTGATACAATAAAAATATATAAATATATTAGTTTAGAAAGAAAATTGGCTAATGATGAAATTTATCAAGTTGCCAATGATTTAAATCTTAGGTGTGAAGAATTTGTTTCTTTAGATGAAAGGAAAAAAACTTTAGTTTTTGGTTCTTTCGCCTTAGTCGAAAGTTTTTTAAAGGAGTGGAGTGATAAAAAATAAATTTACCATCACCATTACAGATATCAATGGTTCAAGGCATTTTTATTTAAATCAGATTATTAAAAAAATCGTTCTTTATGTAGTAGCTTTTATATTTTTATTTTTAATTTTTAGCGGTTTTTATATTAAATATCTTGACAGTAAACTCAGCGATATCAGTACTAAAAGAGAAGAGCTTTTAGCAAAGAGCAAGGAGTTAGAGCTTGCTAATGCGCAAATGCAAAAAAATGTTGAAGAAAAGGCAAAGCAATATGCAGCCATAGAAGATAAGATCGCTTCTTTTGAAGAAGCTTTAGGTCTAGAGGCTGAAAATAATCTTACTATTACAGATAGACTTGATAACTTAAAGCTTACAAATGAGCAGCAGATTGGGATATTGGGGCAAATTCCCAATGGATGGCCTATTGAAAACAAAGGAGTTACTGGGAATTTTGGATAGAGAGAGCATCCTCTTTTAAAAAGAAGAGAATTTCATCCAGGCATTGATCTAAGAGCAGCAGTAGGTACGCCTATATATGCACCTGCTAACGGAGTTGTCGAGTTTTCAGGATATAGCGATAATGGTTATGGCTATAATGTTATTTTATTGCATAATTTTGGCTTTAAAACTGTTTTTGCTCATATGGTACGAAAAGACGTTGTCAAAGCGGGTCAGTTTGTCAATAAGGGCCAATTGATAGGTTATACTGGCAATACAGGACTTTCAACTGGTCCGCATTTGCACTATGAAGTGAGGTTTATTAATAAAACCTTAGAGCCTTTATATTTTTTAAATTTAGAAAGAAAAAATATGAATGAATTTTTTAATCAAGAAAGGAGAGTTCCATGGCAATCTTTAATAAAAGCGGTAACAGCACAGCACTTAGCTCCAGTTCCGAAACAACAGTAATTTCATCAGGTGCGAGAATAGAGGGTAAGTTTTATTTTGCTTCTATGCTCCATGTAGATGGAGAGCTTAATGGTATAGTGCATTCTGAAAGCATAGTGGTTATAGGAAAAAATGGGAATTTAAAGGGCGAGCTTAAGGCTGATAAGATAGTTGTTAATGGCTGTTTTGAAGGTGATTTAGAGGCTGACAGCCTTGAAATATTAGCAGGCGGCGTGGTTAGTGGAAATATTAGCATTAAAGACTTGGCTATAGAAAATGGCGGTCGTTTTAATGGGACAAGCAAGATAAAGCAGGAAGAGCCTGTAAGGTTGTTAGAGAATAGCTCAGAATAATGCAAGCAAATTTTTTTGAGTATTTGCAAGGTTCAAATATAGCACAATTGATACTTTGCGAAGATGATAAAGAATCTTTTTTGCTTTCTCAAGTTGCTCTTTTTAAGGGTTTGAAAACATTCGTTTTGCCTGATTTTAGAGCTGAATTCGGGGATGATTTAAGAGCTTTTTCCAAAGAGCTTTTTGAGCTTTGCAAAGTTTTAAATGCTTATCATAAGGAAAAAGATACTAAAATTCTTATCTCCCCTTTATCTACTATACTTAAAAAATTACCTGGTCAAAAACATTTAAAAAGCTATAATCTTTCCAAGAAGAATGCTTTTGATTTAAGTGAATTTAAAAATGAACTCATCAAGCTTGGATATGAATTTGTGGATATGGTCCAAGATAAGGGTGAAGTGAGTATACGCGGAGAGATTATCGATATATTTTGTATTAATGAAGAATTACCCACTAGGGTTTTGCTTTTTGGAGATGAGTTAGAAAGCATTAGAAAATTTGATCCTATGAATCAAAAATCATTTCCCAAAGAATATGAAGAGCTTGAAATTTGTCCTTTTTTGACATATTTTTCTGAAGAAAATTATGAAGATTTTAAAGACAAACTAGAAAATTTCAATAGCGATGTTTTGGTCAATGATATTAATTCTTTAGGATTTTGGTGCATTGATGATTTTTGTGATTATTTAGAACTTGATTTTATAAGTATTAAAAAATTCAATCAAGAAGAATGGGATAAAGATCTTGGTAAAATCAATGCTAAAATTATACCCCAAGCTTCTGTTTATAAGGATTTAAAAAGTTCTTACAATAAAGACTTTTTTTCTTTGCATCAAAATAAAAAAATTATAATTTTGGCTAAAAATGAAGCCTTGTTTAAAGCTTTAGAGCTTGAAAATACACAAAATATTTCTTTTCAAAAAAGCGATTTAATCCTTAATTTAATCAGCAATCAAGAGCTTATCATTTCATTAAATCATAAAGAAAAACAAAAATACAAGCGTAAAGCAAATCTGATTATAGATGAGTTAAAAATCGGCGATTTTATCGTTCATGAGGATTATGGTGTAGGTAAATTCTTAGGCCTTGAGATGATTAGTATTAGTGGAGCTAAGAAAGAATTTGTTGCGATTGAATATCAAAATAGTGACAAGCTTCTTTTGCCGGTTGAAAATCTTTATATGATAGACAAGTATTTAGGAGCAAGCGGAGGGATACCGCTTTTAGATCGCTTAGGAAAAATGACTTTTATCAGGCTCAAAGAAAGATTAAAAACCAAGCTTTTAGCCATTGCTTCTGAGATTGTTATTATGGCGGCTAAAAGAGCCTTGATCAAACCAAAAGAAATCAAGATAGATTATGCAGATCAAGCTTATTTTGTTTCAAAAGCTGGATTTTCTTATACACAAGATCAAAACAAAGCTTGTGAAGAAATTTTAAACGATTTTGAAAATGGTAAAGTGATGGATAGGCTTTTAAGTGGCGATGTGGGTTTTGGTAAAACCGAAGTTGCGATGAATGCTATTTATCCTGTGGTAAAAAGTGGTTTTTGTGCTTTTTTCTTTGCGCCCACTACGCTTTTATCTCATCAGCACTATAAGAGTTTAAAAAAGCGTTTTGAGCCTTTTGATATTGAAGTTTTTAAACTGGATCGTTTTACAAGCACCAAAGAGAAAAAAACCTTAATGTTGAATTTAGAGCAAAACAAAGCCTGTGTGGTGATTGGCACCCATGCACTTTTAAATGTAGAGTGTGAAAATTTAGCCCTTGTTATCATTGATGAGGAGCATAAATTTGGAGTAAAGCAAAAAGAAAAATTAAAAGAATTAACTCAAAATTCTCATCTTTTATCTATGTCAGCTACTCCTATACCAAGGAGTTTAAATCAAGCCTTAAGCTCCATAAAATCTTATAGTGTTTTACAAACCCCTCCAGAAGATAGACTTGATGTTAGAACCTTTGTGAAAGAAAACGATGATGCGCTTTTAAAAGAAGCTATAACAAGAGAATTAAGACGCGGCGGACAAATTTTTTATATACACAATCATATTGCAAGTATAGAACAATGTAAAAAACATTTACTTGATTTATTTAAAAATTTAAGGATTTTGATTTTGCATTCTAAAATTGACGCAAAGATTCAAGAAGAAGAAATGCTTAAATTTGAAAATAAAGAATACGATTTACTTTTAAGTACTTCTATTGTTGAAAGCGGTATTGATCTACCTAATGCAAATACTATGATAGTTGAAAGAAGCGATAGGTTTGGAATGGCTGATTTACACCAATTACGCGGCCGTGTAGGCAGGAGTGATAGGCAGGGGTATTGTTATTTTTTAGTTGAAAACAAAGAAGAGCTTACTCAAGATGCATTGAAGCGACTTATCTCTTTAGAGAGTAATTCTTATTTGGGAGCAGGTTCGGTTTTAGCTTATCATGATCTTGAAATTCGCGGAGGTGGAAATTTATTAGGCATCGATCAAAGCGGTCATATAGAGCAAATCGGACTTAGTTTGTATCTTAAAATGCTAGAAGATGAGTTAAATGCACTCACTAAAAAGGAAAGTTTTGAAGAGAAAAAAATAGACTTAAAACTTACTATCAATGCTTTTTTAAATTCAGAACTTATCAATGAAGATCGTCTAAGATTAGAGCTTTATCGTAGGCTTAGTAAGTGTAAAAACATAGATGAAGTCTATGAGATTGAAGGTGAGATAGAGGATCGCTTTGGAAAACTTGATCTTTATACAAAGCAGTTTTTAATGCTGATTATAATTAAAATTTTAGCTTTAGGGAAATTTAAAACCATAAGCAATTTTGAGCAAAATATACAATTTGTAAAAATCAATGATGAAAAAGAGTTTATTAAAGCAAGAAGCAAAGATGATGATGATATTATAGAAGCAGTTTTAACATATTTAAGGAAAGACAGACAATGATTGATTGGGATAAAACTTATGCGGCAATTTATAGATCTAGAAAGGATTATTTAAAGCCCATTGTAGATCTTGATAATATCAGCTTGAATGATTTATTGGGCATGGAAGAGCAAAAAAATGCTCTTTATCAAAATACTTTAAATTTTATCCACGATAAAGGAGCAAATCACGCACTTTTATGGGGTGCTAAGGGTACGGGTAAATCAAGCTTAATTAAAGCTATTTTTAATGAATTTAAAGACAAAGGCTTAAGACTTGTAGAATTAGCTAAAGATGATTTATTTGCTTTAGTTGATATTATCGATGAGCTAAGAGAGCAGCCTTTTAAATTTATATTATTTTGTGATGATTTTTCCTTTGAAAAAAACGATGATAGTTATAAATTTTTAAAGCCTTTGCTAGAGGGTAGCATAGAAGCACCTCCACGAAATATTATTATTTATGCTAGTTCTAACAGACGTCATTTATTAAGTGAAAGTATCAGCGATAATCAAGGTGTTCAAGTCGCTCACGCAGAGCTTCATGCAAGTGATGCGGCTGAGGAGAGATTGAGTTTAAGTGATAGATTTGGTCTTTGGCTTAGTTTTTATCAAGGGAATTTAAACGAGTATTTAAAACTTGTTGATTTTTATTTTAAAGATATAAAATGTGATAAGGAACTTTTACACAAAAAAGCAAAAGAATTTTCAAATTTAAGAGCAAGTAGAAGTGGAAGAACTGCAAAGCAATTTTATTTAGCTTTTAAGGAAAGTATTGAATGAATGGTGCTGATATCTTTAAAAAACTTCTTGCTTGCAATTTGGATTTTAAAGAATTTGATTGGCTTGAAAATCAAGGTTTGAGTGATTTTGAGCTTTTAATTTCTGTGATTTTAACCCAAAATACAAAATGGGATAATGTCTTAAAGGCTTTAAATAACTTAAAAAATGCGCAAATTTCAAGCTTGGAGCAGCTTTTAAATTTATCCAACTTAGAACTTGCTACACTGATAAAACCAAGTGGATTTTACAATACCAAAGCCAAGCGTTTAAAAGAACTAGCAAATAAGATTTTAGATACTTACAGCGATA
The window above is part of the Campylobacter coli genome. Proteins encoded here:
- a CDS encoding polymer-forming cytoskeletal protein → MAIFNKSGNSTALSSSSETTVISSGARIEGKFYFASMLHVDGELNGIVHSESIVVIGKNGNLKGELKADKIVVNGCFEGDLEADSLEILAGGVVSGNISIKDLAIENGGRFNGTSKIKQEEPVRLLENSSE
- a CDS encoding DEAD/DEAH box helicase → MQANFFEYLQGSNIAQLILCEDDKESFLLSQVALFKGLKTFVLPDFRAEFGDDLRAFSKELFELCKVLNAYHKEKDTKILISPLSTILKKLPGQKHLKSYNLSKKNAFDLSEFKNELIKLGYEFVDMVQDKGEVSIRGEIIDIFCINEELPTRVLLFGDELESIRKFDPMNQKSFPKEYEELEICPFLTYFSEENYEDFKDKLENFNSDVLVNDINSLGFWCIDDFCDYLELDFISIKKFNQEEWDKDLGKINAKIIPQASVYKDLKSSYNKDFFSLHQNKKIIILAKNEALFKALELENTQNISFQKSDLILNLISNQELIISLNHKEKQKYKRKANLIIDELKIGDFIVHEDYGVGKFLGLEMISISGAKKEFVAIEYQNSDKLLLPVENLYMIDKYLGASGGIPLLDRLGKMTFIRLKERLKTKLLAIASEIVIMAAKRALIKPKEIKIDYADQAYFVSKAGFSYTQDQNKACEEILNDFENGKVMDRLLSGDVGFGKTEVAMNAIYPVVKSGFCAFFFAPTTLLSHQHYKSLKKRFEPFDIEVFKLDRFTSTKEKKTLMLNLEQNKACVVIGTHALLNVECENLALVIIDEEHKFGVKQKEKLKELTQNSHLLSMSATPIPRSLNQALSSIKSYSVLQTPPEDRLDVRTFVKENDDALLKEAITRELRRGGQIFYIHNHIASIEQCKKHLLDLFKNLRILILHSKIDAKIQEEEMLKFENKEYDLLLSTSIVESGIDLPNANTMIVERSDRFGMADLHQLRGRVGRSDRQGYCYFLVENKEELTQDALKRLISLESNSYLGAGSVLAYHDLEIRGGGNLLGIDQSGHIEQIGLSLYLKMLEDELNALTKKESFEEKKIDLKLTINAFLNSELINEDRLRLELYRRLSKCKNIDEVYEIEGEIEDRFGKLDLYTKQFLMLIIIKILALGKFKTISNFEQNIQFVKINDEKEFIKARSKDDDDIIEAVLTYLRKDRQ
- a CDS encoding ATP-binding protein, yielding MDWDKTYAAIYRSRKDYLKPIVDLDNISLNDLLGMEEQKNALYQNTLNFIHDKGANHALLWGAKGTGKSSLIKAIFNEFKDKGLRLVELAKDDLFALVDIIDELREQPFKFILFCDDFSFEKNDDSYKFLKPLLEGSIEAPPRNIIIYASSNRRHLLSESISDNQGVQVAHAELHASDAAEERLSLSDRFGLWLSFYQGNLNEYLKLVDFYFKDIKCDKELLHKKAKEFSNLRASRSGRTAKQFYLAFKESIE